From the genome of Vitis riparia cultivar Riparia Gloire de Montpellier isolate 1030 chromosome 2, EGFV_Vit.rip_1.0, whole genome shotgun sequence:
AGGCATTAAATGCCCTTCCCCTTCCCATTCATTAACATCACAAAACTGAAGGCAAAATACCCTTAATCTAATTGCACCATCTAAACCCAAAGAGATTCAAAAATACATTGTGtgatcaaagaaattaaaatctaCATGATCGTATGCTTCCAAAGAGCCCACTTTAAGAAACATTCTTCCTTCCTTGAGAGAATCACATCCTGTACAATCTCATTAGCAATAAGGATTGCATTAAGGATTTGCCTCTCTTCAACAAAGGGCCCTTAATAGAGCAAAATGTTATCTTCTACAATCTCAATTTAAGTTCATTTTTGCCCGCCCTTGTAGCACATTTAgctcaaaacaaaatattcttcCTTGCCAAGATATTTCTTAGACCCCCAACTTCCTCCTTTCAGCTCCTCTAATTTTTGTGCATTCTTTTCTCTTGCTTACCCAGCTCTGTGGTAAATACCCTCAAAGCATAGTAAGACTTATAGCCAACACAATAGTTCAGTCCCCATTTCACCCATCCTACACCAATTCCATGGCCAATGCCCTCCATAACCTTCCCTTCCTTATGATAACATATAAGAAAATGATCACCTCTGAATAATCAGTTTTCACTATTTGTTCACTTCTGCTCCTAGCCTCCTACTTTTACTAAATTTACATTCCATATCTCTTgaaatttcagatttttaagTATCTTTTTTGTCATGTGAAAGACTATCACAAGTTGtagtttttgtttcattttccatatttataaaGGAAAACCAACATATGGTATATTAAGGTCAAGTAGTAGAAGCCATATGTCATCTAAAAACACAATATATTGAGTTTTATCCTCTCCTAGCTTGAAAATCAATAGCAAAAGCTGAATTTAAAAAACTAAGCAAACAAGACACTAGTTATTTAAATCCACAATGCCTACACTTAAATGTCTTGATCAACATAAAACGAAACAGCAGGATACACAATAAATACATGATTGTACATGCAAGATATCCACACCATAGCAtagaaaattttggtttatctTACATGGTGGACAATAGCCGAGATGGTCCAGTTGGGTCATAGTTAATTAGTAAAGCTGCCTTCAAGGGTTCACCTACAATTCAAGTTTATATAAATCAGAACTTTCTCAATTATCACCTCAGAAAGACACAAATTTTACCAACTTTTTCCTTTCTCCCGCCCTGACACACGGAAGTTTTTAGATCAACATGCTTAGATGTAGTAACACTGCGGGATTTCATGTCTCAACATTTGTGATTGGAAAATTGTCCAATTAAACCAACTTAAATAAAAGGTTAAATCGCTTGAATGGATTCACCAAATTGCTTCTCAGAATATATGCAATGACATGGATATGactttttgagaaaaaaaaaaaatggaggtggTTATTGCCTGAGTCTATTCATAGATTCAAGAATAATTTGTACCCACACGACCacaaaaagggggaaaaaggcTTGAGCTTTCTCACCAGAAGAACCTATACTGGTAGATATCCACTTGTCCCAAGCTTTACGTACAAAAGTCCAATCCATTAACTGCAAAGCTCGTGGCTAGAAATGAAAATCTGCATTAAACATAAACAATTGAATTTACTAGAAGGTGCAAAACCCTAGTCCTCTGCTTGCTTTCCAAGAAATGTTAGAAAAGCAATGAAACCGTCGGAttgttttttcatcattttgggACCTGAAACAACAGAAGAATCCACCCAACTATGACCCAAATGCAATTGCTTCACTCATTCGAAATCTAAAACAGCACAAATTAAGAACTTTTCTGACTTCATTTGCCCAGTTTTCCCGGGGACCAAACAGAGAAGCAGGATTCGTTTTTCCTCCcaaaatattgattttctttgctcAGTTTTCTCGCGAACCAAACAGAGTTTAAGGAGGGAAAATAAGAAATGCCAGGTACCTTGAAACGCTACAGAAAGAAGCGAAACGACGCCGCATCAGTTGATGATGACCGTGATGCTTCACGTATTGCTCCTTATAAAAGCTGTGCCacgtcataatttttttattgtttatttaattgTGTCAAATTGTCCTAGTTATAAACTTATAACCCCTTTTAAGTCAcccaaatttactaatttttatatatttaagaatttaaaatatattttaaattataaatattttctaattaaaacactaaataaaataataaacgaatataaaattaaaattttaaaaattttatttataaacattttacaaattaaattaaattaattcaaattttaaaaaattaaacttaaaagttaaaatatttataaatttaaatttttaaataagctAAACAATAACAAATTTAATGGATAATAATCATGTGAATGGGTTTCACGACTTAAACTTGTAAATGGATTATTTATGTCAATTCATATacaatccaatttttaaaagacTTAAAAATGATCATTATCGTATCTTCCATATAATAATCAAGTTGTGTTAAtgtcaaattattttcatattattattaaatgagtcaaaaaattgaataaatttttattatttcttacaTCAACTAGACAAAGCCCATTACCACTTCAAGGATTTGAGTTTTCCAACTAACTTATATAAAGGTTTGTTTGATGTCtctcaaaatagttttgaacaacgaaatgaaataaaaaataatttttaaataataagtaaaaattgtttttacttattcttaaaaataaaaaaataatttttgtttaaaaaagaaagataaaacatgattttttttttctttctccactTTCTACCAATTATTAATACGCTAATTCTAAATCCTTCAAGACTCCAATGTGGTTGATGTCTatcttacatatgttttaatgagttttttttaactttctaaaacttttttattagtCAAATAGATCCCAAATAAAACTATACATTATACATAGgaaatactaatttttaaaataatttggcACTTAAAACCAATCCAGTTAATACTAGAggtaataaaaaacataaaattgttccaactaattttatctaaatgactttgatagttttttttatgcataattatgttttttttcaaaaaaatttcaatgcaTAAATGTTATGCTTGGTTCTtggaaattttgagagaaaatgtgagggaaataaaatagagaaaaaaatagaatgaaagaaaacgtaaaggaaaataaaaaaataaatttaaagtcaataaattatttttatgtggttcttcaaaattatttcacttatttttctctatcatataaagattaaataattttaaaatgcataaatttctaactaattttacttatatttattttttaaaatattttaatagtgaaacaaaatacaaaaaaaaccattttctttaacattttttctcCTTACCactttccaggaaccaaacatggtcaaatagacttttaatCAACTAAAACTTGATATGTTTGTTAGCCTATGGGTTCCCTTAATCGTGTTTTAATGATAGCAAATCATTGCTAGTgtactaataatttaaaatctagaTAAGCTTCAGATTGTTCAAGCTTAGAAACCAAATGTAACATGAATACTTGGGTGCACttgggttttttaatttaaaatcatgcATCATCTTATACTCCATTCATGCATTaaatgtctttttatttatttatttatcaaaactcGAGTATTTCTTTACTTAGATAAAAGTggtttaatcaaatattttgaggGTCTTAAAGGCCCTACCTAGTTATTAGtaagtttttggaaaaaaaaaaaaattaagggtttTGGGTTGGATTCGACCAACCATTGAGGGTATGCCTAATCGGCTCAACATGTTAGGAAACAGTCGAATTGGTCACCTTTTCTTAATTGAGGATCAGTAAAGGGGTGCACTAAACCTTCTCTCTTATCCAATAGGCTAGTCCTCTTGGTCGAGGAGAAACCTTTCTCGGTCAAAGGTACCCTTCTCTTAGTCAAGGTTAAGGTGAACTATAATGGTCACTTGTTAAACATTAAATATCCAACGGCTAGTCAATTAGGAAATGTTGATGGTACACTTTTTTATGTCTGAGATTGAAAACCTATAAAGAGAGAGCttctattcatttattgttaACTCCCTACCTACTTGTTTCTCGCCttcaaaacttttatattttttatgcattaaACTTTCACTTGCTAGTCATTTATAGTGCACTCTTATATTCatcttagttttttttgtaCTTGTTCATTAATTATGCTAGGTTAAGTGTCTTAAGTCTTCATTCTTCAAATAAAGTTGAGTGCTTAGTCTTCGAGTTAGGGATAAACTTGAAGGATTAACTGTAGCACCCATTAGATCCAGAAAATCTAATTGTAAAAatttagaagcttggttgaaattTCATACTAGTGAAATCCTCACTTGGAAGGATTTTGAGAAGAGTGAAAGCAGGTAAAATTAATCGAACTACTATAATATCAGTGTTTATAATCTCTCTAACTCTCATCTCTTCATTCCTATTGTTATTTCAATATTGCTTGAGAACTTTTCAAAAGCCTAATTTACCCCCTCTTtaagtgtttttcttaattaattagcctttaCTTCACATTGTCAAATTTGTTAATGATCCTAATAATTTtcgaaaaataatttgaaatccAAATATTTGATCCAATTAATAgcataaatttatgataaaaattgtTATACACTAActctattattttgtttatactgaattatatttttaaaaatgattttctcattagATGAATAGAGTTCAAATCAAACATCACATCATGAACTAAAACAAAACAATCCAATCTTCGTTAGAAATTCAACAATGATTTCATAGCTTACCttctatatataattgtaattttatgattttttttaactagaCAAATGaacttcaataaaataaaacttaatgtattgaattttaaatgagtttagtaatttttaaaaataatatataacttaaaaataaactcaacccataattacaaaaatgatgggtcaaaattttaaaaaagattgaaatttaGTCGTCTCCAATAAaagttcaaattaaaatcattcacttaattttttttttcatttcggaaaaagaataataaaatttagcCAAAATCAATGTACTTCCAATAAttgatgaattttataattttaattgttcttttacTCGCGTGATTGAATTTAATAGAAACTTCTAGAGTTGAAAATtggatattttctttttgtcataTAACATTGTATGTAGATTCTCAATTTGAGAAGTttcaatgaataaaaacaaaaaatgtaaatgATTTGCAATAACGAACAAAGCTTCAAAATTTATgctacatatattatttttaatttatgttttctattaaaaaataaaattatatttattaaacatattaaaactaacatgttaatatcaatcaacataacaaaattgttttagttatattgattgatatcaataaattacttttaacttaataaaaaaagtcaaatattttgacttttaatatttagctaaaaaataaataccacatgaatctaattttttcttctcttccatataaatattaaataacttaaaaatgcataaatttagaattaattttctttatatttttcaaaataaatcaaatatataaaaaaatcattttccttaacattattttttttttccttttcctcaaaCCTTAAACAATTGCTTGGAATTGAAATGGAccttatgactttaaaatacatttatatgatTAGGAAAAGTACatacttatataatattaaaaactttttcttctATCAGATATAGGATATCACAATGCATACCATAAATGAAAACGCTATAACTAAAATCGCTTCCAAAACCTCCTCTAAGATggaatatattgattttattgatgggataataataataataataataataagtcatTCCATAAACACTAACAGAAGACACCTTGCACATATTTTTTCAGTGCAGTGATGGCCTTAGCTTATTTTAAAGACTTGATCAATCACTGAGGATTTTTTCTTCCTCCTTGTTCATCAAGAATATCTATAGTTTTGGATGGGTTCTGTCTATAATTCTGGGTGTTCGTGAGGATCAAAAACCCGGTTATGGCAAGTAGAGTCACAAGGGTAGGCACAATCTATCTTCTGGAATGGACTCCGGTCATAGTACCAGTCTCCTACTGCCTTTGCAATTGTCTGCATGCCAATGGAAGAATGAGAATATTCAGGCTTTGTCAAATGGAAAAAAGCAGTGAAACTAGGGCTGCAACTTGGACGGGTAATGTGCGCCCAACCTGTGTTCAACCAGGTTGGTGTGAACAAGGTTTGAACGAATTAATAAGACCGAACTTGGGTTAGAAAAAtaccaatttgaaaatttagggTCTGTATGGGTTAGTCTCTAACCTGTCCAACCAGACTAAGTTGCAGCCTTAAGTGAAACGATCgggaaaatggagaagaagGTGGTGTAGGTAGAAGGCTTACTGTTTTTCCAAGTACTGGGGAGTCGTCCCTCAGCCATGTTTCCTGCATTTCGGTTTGGCAGTGGGCATAGCAGGAGTTTATGAACATTCCTTTGGAGGGGGAGCCTATCAGTCCTTTGATTGCACTAAGAAACTGCACCCTGAAAtctgagaaagaaaaaaaaaaaaaaaaccaaaaacgaTTAGTCCTCAAAGACATGGTTGTTGTTGCAGAAAACCCAAAACGGGCAGGTAGGAAACAAGCCAAGTTAGGCCATGGATGAGAGATTCAAGCCTGCAGGGTGGagaaaatttacatttttcttcatgAAAATGCATCACTCTGTTGAAAGCAAGAaaagatccaaaaaaaaagaagacttTCCCAGTTTCATTCAAAAGAGCAGGCCTGGAATCTGAAAATAAACCTGAAAAATCCTCCAACAAAAGGTTGTTTTTGCAGAAACTAGGAAAAAGGCTGGTCGGAAACAAGCCAAGTTCAGGCCTAAtgcaaaaagaacaaaaaaagaaagaaagaatttcCGGTTTCATTCCAGACCTGCAGGCCTGATTCTCAACTTCCTAAGAGAGCTCCAAGGATCAAACTGCACTTTTTCTTTACTTTCTACCGTCTAGTCAAAGTTTAAAGAGACTAAAAAACCGAAAACTTCATAGAAGAGGCTTATGGGAGTGACCTTGCATGGCTTCAAGTTGGGAGGAAGAGCAGTCCTTGATATCAAGCTTGCAGTAATGCCAAGTACCATGAGGATCAGCAACACCCGGTGCCAAGATGTTCTTTATCTGACCAAACAATGGGCCAAAGAATGAGtcccaaaaatataacaaaaattttccCAAGAAAACCCATATTTATATCATACCTGCCATGAATCATAGGCTGCATTGATGATAAAAAGCGGTGTTTTGATTTGTTGAGCCATGTTTTGTGGGAAGAAACACTGCAGATTGTCAATAAGTATTAGGCTATTAGCACATTGACCCGAAAATGGCAAAGAATGTAAAAACCATTTCAATGGCCACACTCACCAAGCCTGGTCTTAGACTTGAAGTGCAGGATGGGGGCAGATTCTTTGCTGATCCATGTGCTGCACCAGTTTTACCGAAAAATTCAGAACTAGAAGCTCTCATTTCTCCATGAAAATCAGTAtgaagtatgaaaaaaaaaaaaggaaataagggAATATGTTGCTACATGTGTTGCAACCACTTCACTGTAGAAGCCTTCAATGTGTGCTGCTCCTGAAACATCCTTACTGTAACAGAAAACATTGTAAATTTTAAGCATTTTCCTAGGATCTTCCGGGGAAGTGAGATCAGGGTAGGAGCTAAAATTCTTGATCTTACGCGTTGATGAAGTAACCGGCATCTGCAAAGCATTTTACTTTGGTGCTGACAGGGAGAAGAGCGCGAAATTTATCACAATGCAGAATGGCAGTCAGCCCACCAGCAGAGCAGCCAGAGAGAACAGCCTGAACAGAAAAAGTTATTATGAATGAGGATAAGAAAAAGGGATGAAACCGAAACCGAGAAGTCAATGAATGATATGAGCCGTACATTTGCAGCATTTTTCATTCCTTTTGCCATAAGATCCTCAATGACAGCAAGAAACACCCGGGCTCCTCTGTAGTGAAGATTAGTCTTCTGAAAAAGACCAACACAGAATGTGtcaaaaatgttgaaaaataagACCTTGTTTGGAAACTCTTCTTGAAAACAATGTTATATTCTTTAGagcaaaaacaattttttggcAAACTTATgacagaaaacagttttttgataatttgttctaaaaataggttgttttttagaacaaattttaagaaccgttctcaaaaattattttttgaaaactgttttaaaaaacgttCTCAAACATATGCAAGTAGAACTGATGAATTTCAGATTACTTACAGGATCAACTGCTTCTACATCGCCCGTAAAGGAGGCCCCATCGCAGTACCTAACCTTGATCTTGTTCCAGTTGTAGAAGTCTGGATGTTGGAATGGAGATTAGAGCTCAGGAGAATCTCAAAGATTACATCAACAAGAAGAGCTATGCCAATTGGCGATTTTGAGTGGTACCCGGATTAAATTTTTGCTTGTTGCTCAGAATCCCAGAGAAAGCAATTTGCTTCACCATTTGCTTCGATGAACCTAAACGGTTGTCCCTACGAGCAAGGCAAGTTGAGGCATTGTTGCACCATCCTCCTCCCTGATATCAAAAAGCcaaaaataatgagatcatatgCTATGCCAGTTGTATGACTCaaaaattttcttccattttcctcTAATTTCTGAGAAACCAATCAGCATATATTGTCTTAAGATTCTATGGTATGCTTAGTTGCAAGACTCAAaaattttctcccattttcctATCAGCATATATTGTCTGATTATAGATATAAGATATTACATTGTGTGTTTTTACAAGAcaaaatttcttccattttcctccAATTTCTCAGAAACCAATCAGCACATATTGTCTAGCTGTAAATATAAGATTATATGGTATGCTAATTGTAAGACTCAAAACATTTCTTCCCTTTTCCTCcaatttctcagcaaccaatcAGCATATATTGTCTAATTGTAACCTTAATGTAAGATTATATGGTATGCTTGTTGTAAGACTCAaaaatttttcttccctttttcctCCAATTTCTCAACAGCCAATCagcatatatatgacaaaaccaATTGTAACCTTGAAATATAAGATTATATAGTATGATAGTcgtaaaattacaaaatttactttccattttctcagcaaccaatcAGCATATATCTAGTAAAACAAAATGTTAAATGTCTAGCTAGTACCTCCACATCAACCAACCAATTGTAACTTTTAAACAAAAGATTATGTAGTATGGTAGTAgcaaatttccaaaattttcattccttttcttccattttctcagcaaccaatcAGCATATATGTGGTAAAACAAAATGCTAAAGGGTTGCCATGTCTAATACCTCTATATCAACCAACCAAGTAAACCTTGAAATATAAGATTATATAGTATGGTAGTaataaaatcccaaaattttctttccctttcctcCAATTTCTTAGCAACCAATCACTATATACATCATGAAACAAAACTTCAAACAGTTGTTTAGTACCTCAATATGAACCAACCAATTGTTAATCCCTGCACCAAATCCCTTATCCATGTGGTAAGCAGGTGGGCTACCATCCAAGCAAACTGCATAATAAGAATGTCGAATTTTCACACACATAAgaatcaatcaaacaacagattatgaacaaaaatttgggaaaaaacCCGAATTCTAACAAGGTTTTTCACCTGCTCCTTTTGCTACTGCACTATCCACATAAGTAATTCCCACATAGAAGCCTTCTGTTTTGAGCAAGATCAGTGCAAATGCCAGAATGCTTAACCAGTGACCTGATCTTGCTTTAGCCATTCTGATATTGCcaaaaacccgaaaaattatgattaaaaatggTGAAAAGTACTCGACAAAGAAACATCATCCCCTTTTACAACTATGACCAGTATTGTAGACATGAACAGCATTTTCTCAGGAAAATTTTGGTATttactcaagaaaaaaaaaatctaaaaatgcatcatgcaaaataaatccactgaataatgaaaataaaaagtaaattccaaaccaaaaaaaaatgaaaatctaaatTGCTTAAAGCAACAATACACGGATTTTTCCTTCATAGAAAAAATTAGGaataacaatttttcaaaataattctaaaaacaaaacataagacaaataaaagaacaaagaaacCAGCATTAattcatttcaaataaattttaaaaaataataataatgaaactGAACAATCAGCTGTCTCGTATTAGCGCTTATACATACAAACCGaacccaaaacaagcaaaaCGGAGAGAACCCAGAAGTGGTTATACAATTATACCAAAAGCAGTAAACCACCTGATATTGCGAGAGGAGTAGACTCCCCTTTTCGCCACAGAATCTAAACCCAACCCAGTTCAGATTGTGAGCTTCTGACGCAGAAAACGAGCTTCAAACAAGTGCTTATAACAATGCGGTGACTGGTGAGACCTCCCGCACCTTGCAAGAGCAGAAAAGCAGCTTATATAGAAGCGCTCTTCTATAGAGAATCCAACAGCCGACACTCATTCGTCAACATTTcgttcacttttattttttaccatattttattttgactGAACCCGGTTCGAACCGGTCCGGTCAGATATTGACAGACGAATCTTATCGGTTTACGCGCTCTGCATTGAATGTCAAGAGCTTCCGTTTGGAGGAGTTCATAACTTGAGTGGGCCACGACTCCAcgagaattttttattttttattttttattattattttttatttttttatttctaataataacttataattttttaatttaaataaaataaaataaattaaatcaaatttcctcttttattttttaaaattaataaaatgtataaatattgcaaaaaaaaaaaaaagaatttaaaccataaaaaaatcttGGAGGAGATGCCCATGATTGGCACAACAACAAGAACCACATGCACATCCACGTGGCATGTTCTGATTCGTTCGATATTGCTCAACGAAAGCACCGCGCCTCCAATCGACACGTGGACGGCAGTGATTTGATTAGACAGGAGTGTGACAAGATAAAGTGGGCTGCAATGGGCTACAGTCAATGCTAGTTGTACTTGTACCTTTCGACTTTTTCAGAGCTGTCACGCAGTAGGCGGCCTGAATAAAGCACGTCAGGCAGCCAGATCTGAGAGCCGGGTGAGGTTAGCATTTAGACTAGtgggccccaccaaagcctgTGAactttgatttaaattttatttatttatttaattatttatttttaaggcaTGGAACAagatactattaagtattaagtattaaccTCGAAAATACGACATgtctttgaattttattttattttttaattttttaattgaaattttttatttttttcattatttaattcGCCGACGAGTGTTTCGATTTTATCATATGATATCATTGGCATGGGGGAAAGTTTATTGCTACCAATGGAATATGGCCACGTGTCTGGGGTAttttgaactatttttaaaattttgtttcaaaaatatattgcctttttagaataaatttaaagtgttttatatttgaattcttatgcgaaattttatttattagaataattaaaaatattttttaaatttgttttttgagaatcatttcaaaaaatGTTGCCATTattgtataattgttttttaatatttaattttgaaaattgtaattattaaaaatcatttcattgattaaaaagtaattttttagtattatacCTCAAAGTGATAATCAATGATAAATGGTCAGGTCATAAATATGGTTTCACTTATTTATGTCTTAATTTAACCGTATATATcacaacttaataacttaatttaagtcatagattaattatatttgataaattaacttaatactacaatttaaagttaaaaataattttaagtactaagttaaaatgattaaattattttcaatccccaaatattttttgtgatatttaCCTATATCTAATGAGAACGTATTTAATAACCATGACTCCACATTTATGACTTAATTTTGTTGTTAATATTTTAAGGTTATCTTATAGATCTACAATATTCTAAGTAActatgtttaataaataaatttattacttaaattaatgaaaatatattaattaaaattaataatgataaacaattattataattaatgaggataaatatatcaatttgataacttaaaatttattttaaattaattttaccaatcaaccttaatacttaaggtaaaaacaaaaaaataataagttttaagtatacaacttaaaaacaatttaacttaaagttgatttaattttttaagtaataaatattaaaatttactCATTATAACTATTTAAAGCTTTTAAGTTATGTGTGATTCTTGGTTCTCTTAATggaaaaacttataaaatttatctcTTATTTAATtaccaataaaaaatttaagttgaagaaaaattaaattaatgaataatactcttttttttttgtgaagaaaatagaaagatttttttttttttttttttttttgccaccATCTatcttcttgttttaatttttttttcattaatatactttttttttcttatatgtttTCAATAGCCAAACatagtattagaaaaattagtaatttcaCATGGTATGATGCTTTGTTAATCAAATTGAGTCCACACTTAGAGAAATTCTAGTTTTAGATGAACTATGATAAAGgaaaaaactttaatttttaaaaattataaatctaagcaaaaaatagtttgaaaattaatctttgtcttcaaatttgaagtgttttaagcaaatagttttaaattttattaaaattataaatataaccaCAAATAGATAGaaatggtttaatttttttttttaaatgtttgaaatgaatagaaatttaaaatctttGAAAGATATGAGAAATTGATTAGGAAgacaaaaaaaactttttatattaagttattattCTTTTGATCAAATGGAAAAATGGGATGCGCATAgcttattaaacatgttttttttttttttttttttatttcattcaccTCCCCTAAGGTTTCAACT
Proteins encoded in this window:
- the LOC117932571 gene encoding pectin acetylesterase 8-like, giving the protein MAKARSGHWLSILAFALILLKTEGFYVGITYVDSAVAKGAVCLDGSPPAYHMDKGFGAGINNWLVHIEGGGWCNNASTCLARRDNRLGSSKQMVKQIAFSGILSNKQKFNPDFYNWNKIKVRYCDGASFTGDVEAVDPKTNLHYRGARVFLAVIEDLMAKGMKNAANAVLSGCSAGGLTAILHCDKFRALLPVSTKVKCFADAGYFINAKDVSGAAHIEGFYSEVVATHGSAKNLPPSCTSSLRPGLCFFPQNMAQQIKTPLFIINAAYDSWQIKNILAPGVADPHGTWHYCKLDIKDCSSSQLEAMQDFRVQFLSAIKGLIGSPSKGMFINSCYAHCQTEMQETWLRDDSPVLGKTTIAKAVGDWYYDRSPFQKIDCAYPCDSTCHNRVFDPHEHPEL